The following are encoded together in the Myxococcales bacterium genome:
- a CDS encoding PEGA domain-containing protein has protein sequence MPLRALLCLLAIAFALSTASPAHAEATPEQLFNEGRAAVQKKDWERARGLLVKSWGLKQSFDTAALLGQSELKLARYRDAAEHLDFALRNFPNQEPTADAKKRIEEGARTARSKVFALTLEVSVAGAELSIDSVAAGRAPLGAEIFLEPGRHVVEAKLEGYEPGKRELEAAAGEADTLRLELAKSAVAPLASAPSSKPDTGAVPGSGSDKMSDDRSSTKTVVLVTGAALTLVSLGVGIGFGLDSRSSASDADDLSRKLGKNACAGGANAAECATLEDSRQRANRNATIASVGFVGAGVLGAATAVAWLAWPNARPNAARAAGLQITPLLGETHGVVVRGGF, from the coding sequence ATGCCGCTCCGCGCACTTCTGTGTCTGCTCGCCATTGCCTTCGCACTCTCGACGGCCTCGCCCGCGCACGCCGAGGCAACACCGGAGCAGCTGTTCAACGAGGGGCGCGCGGCGGTTCAGAAGAAGGACTGGGAACGCGCGCGGGGCTTGCTGGTGAAGTCGTGGGGGCTCAAGCAGAGCTTCGACACGGCCGCGCTGCTCGGGCAGAGCGAGCTCAAGCTGGCTCGGTACCGGGACGCCGCCGAACACCTGGATTTCGCGCTGCGGAACTTCCCGAATCAGGAGCCCACTGCAGACGCGAAGAAGCGCATCGAAGAGGGCGCGAGGACGGCGCGCTCGAAGGTGTTTGCATTGACGCTCGAGGTGAGCGTCGCGGGGGCGGAGCTCAGCATCGATTCCGTGGCGGCGGGGCGAGCGCCGCTCGGTGCCGAGATTTTTCTCGAGCCGGGGCGCCATGTCGTGGAGGCGAAGCTGGAGGGATACGAGCCGGGAAAGCGCGAGCTCGAGGCCGCGGCGGGGGAGGCGGATACACTTCGACTCGAGCTTGCCAAGTCAGCTGTTGCTCCGCTCGCATCGGCTCCGTCGAGCAAACCCGACACCGGCGCGGTCCCGGGCTCGGGCTCGGACAAGATGAGTGATGATCGGTCCAGCACGAAGACCGTGGTGCTCGTGACTGGCGCGGCGCTCACGCTGGTGTCGCTGGGGGTCGGCATCGGCTTTGGGCTGGACTCGCGATCATCAGCGAGCGATGCCGACGATCTGAGCCGCAAACTCGGCAAGAACGCCTGCGCCGGCGGGGCCAACGCCGCGGAGTGCGCGACGCTCGAGGACAGTCGCCAGCGAGCCAATCGGAACGCAACCATCGCCAGCGTTGGCTTCGTGGGCGCCGGCGTGTTGGGCGCCGCGACGGCGGTGGCGTGGCTCGCGTGGCCGAATGCAAGACCCAACGCTGCGCGAGCGGCGGGGCTCCAGATCACGCCGCTGCTCGGCGAGACGCATGGCGTCGTCGTGCGAGGCGGGTTCTGA
- a CDS encoding serine/threonine protein kinase codes for MGTQRQHEFGDDPFRAGQTVEGRYRILRRLNAGGVGVVYEAEHSFTGLRVALKALHNQAGDHPERMQAEARTLAEMRHPNIVQVTDGGVTDGVVWFTMELLQGASLREVLHREGALDVERALRFGLQITEGVACAHEQDVIHRDLKPENVFVLQDDSIKVLDFGTSKITNKLRRSGAMKTTDRFRLIGTQAYMPPERLKAERTDARADIYALGHILYEMIAGRHCWSDGPGPLDLPDAIELGMRQIYAPPARLSEQVPGLPREVERTVLRALSKDPRHRQQSMRELGADLQSALAGCAAAGPIQKPRRSSSSGAAAVSTPGTSFETKTEETRAPFSTPSGRPQSTTHIDAALSCGALRFASSSPEFSHVEQGLRAIAAAASGSELARELSLASAECDDRSRAPLRAAVARIGSERGDLRERLISRLGASLTQRARTRTSPERTDIALGAALLLEPGTRSDAAESALLKLGAADGDIQSFALSILVALGRTPLSMHPAPRGALLALLLGAPEDSELAHSELAAFVLDASSLEDSTPPPVMHAPPVEVPTRGQSVAEAAATPTPSGVATPRPSPPALPPALRPPAPVRMGWVIAIATVCATSVVGIGAAVRARALGSNALPTRSANTDAPTASQNPEPAAASATPEPPAALPAPTHEQGATAQSAVGAASAEPPSVEPSAPRPLTAPPTPPLAASGPSRRGDSKPLKLPGSGL; via the coding sequence ATGGGGACCCAGCGGCAGCACGAGTTCGGCGATGACCCCTTCCGGGCCGGACAAACGGTCGAGGGCCGATATCGAATCCTGCGCCGCCTGAACGCGGGCGGGGTCGGGGTGGTGTACGAGGCCGAGCACAGCTTCACCGGGCTCAGGGTCGCGCTCAAGGCGCTGCACAACCAAGCGGGCGACCACCCCGAGCGCATGCAGGCCGAGGCGCGAACGCTCGCCGAGATGCGCCACCCGAACATCGTGCAGGTGACGGACGGCGGCGTCACGGACGGTGTGGTCTGGTTCACCATGGAGCTCCTGCAGGGGGCTTCACTGCGAGAGGTCCTGCATCGCGAGGGCGCGCTCGACGTCGAACGCGCGCTGCGTTTTGGACTGCAGATTACCGAGGGAGTCGCGTGCGCACACGAGCAGGACGTGATCCACCGCGACCTCAAGCCAGAGAACGTGTTCGTGCTCCAGGACGACAGCATCAAGGTGCTGGACTTCGGTACGAGCAAGATCACGAACAAGCTGCGGCGCTCGGGAGCGATGAAGACGACGGATCGCTTCCGCCTGATCGGCACGCAGGCCTACATGCCACCGGAGCGCCTGAAGGCCGAGCGCACCGACGCACGCGCGGACATCTACGCCCTCGGACACATTCTCTACGAGATGATCGCCGGGCGGCACTGCTGGAGTGATGGCCCCGGCCCACTCGACCTGCCGGATGCGATCGAGCTGGGCATGCGCCAGATTTATGCGCCACCGGCCCGACTCAGCGAGCAGGTTCCGGGCCTCCCGAGGGAGGTCGAGCGCACGGTGTTGCGCGCGCTGTCGAAGGATCCGCGCCACCGGCAACAGTCGATGCGCGAGCTCGGCGCGGATCTCCAGAGTGCGCTGGCGGGATGCGCAGCGGCGGGGCCGATCCAGAAACCGCGACGCTCGAGCTCCTCGGGCGCAGCGGCGGTGAGCACGCCCGGTACGTCGTTCGAGACGAAGACCGAGGAGACCCGGGCGCCGTTCAGCACGCCGAGCGGACGCCCCCAGAGCACCACCCACATCGACGCGGCCTTGAGCTGCGGGGCGCTGCGATTTGCCAGCTCTTCGCCGGAGTTCTCGCACGTGGAACAGGGTCTCCGCGCCATCGCTGCGGCGGCGTCTGGCTCCGAGCTGGCGCGCGAGCTCTCGCTCGCCTCCGCCGAATGCGACGACCGCTCGCGGGCGCCGCTGCGCGCGGCGGTCGCTCGCATCGGCAGCGAGCGAGGCGACCTGCGTGAACGCCTCATCAGTCGCCTGGGTGCTTCACTGACCCAGCGCGCTCGAACCCGGACCAGTCCAGAGCGCACCGACATCGCCCTGGGTGCGGCTCTCTTGCTCGAACCCGGCACACGCTCGGACGCCGCGGAGTCCGCGCTCTTGAAGCTCGGCGCCGCCGACGGCGACATCCAGAGTTTTGCGCTGTCGATCTTGGTCGCGTTGGGTCGAACTCCATTGTCCATGCATCCCGCGCCACGAGGCGCCCTGCTCGCGCTGCTCCTCGGAGCGCCGGAGGACTCGGAGCTCGCGCACTCGGAGCTGGCCGCATTCGTCCTCGACGCTTCTTCGCTCGAGGACTCGACGCCGCCGCCCGTGATGCACGCGCCGCCCGTCGAGGTGCCCACACGGGGACAAAGCGTGGCCGAAGCCGCGGCGACGCCCACTCCTTCTGGAGTCGCGACCCCCAGACCCTCGCCGCCCGCTCTGCCTCCGGCTCTGCGGCCACCCGCGCCGGTGCGCATGGGGTGGGTGATCGCGATTGCAACGGTGTGCGCCACCTCGGTCGTCGGGATCGGCGCAGCGGTGCGCGCGCGCGCGCTCGGTTCCAATGCCTTGCCGACCCGATCCGCGAACACTGACGCGCCGACCGCATCGCAGAACCCTGAGCCGGCGGCCGCATCGGCGACCCCTGAACCGCCGGCCGCATTGCCCGCGCCCACGCACGAGCAGGGTGCGACTGCGCAATCCGCCGTCGGGGCAGCGTCCGCGGAGCCGCCCTCCGTCGAACCAAGCGCGCCGCGACCGCTCACCGCACCGCCCACCCCGCCCCTCGCCGCCTCCGGTCCGTCCCGGCGAGGCGACTCGAAGCCGCTGAAATTGCCTGGATCTGGGCTCTGA
- a CDS encoding serine/threonine protein kinase, translating to MAEPDPFRGTQYRATRQLGAGGMGEVYEVEHEVVGRLMVAKVLRLELANDAGIADRMRVEAQALGALSHRNIVSVTDFARTADGRPFYVMEHLEGCTLGEDYRKRGAYPVDEALDVVRQILAGLAAAHQLGLVHRDIKLDNVFLQQTSTGERVVKLLDFGVAKVMADRDARAPAPPTLPTADGAIVGTPRYVSPEQVLGKKIDHRADIYATGLVLFTLVCGRGPFDHVRHQDDFFVAHLGDDPGAPSDLANQSLPHELDAAILRALRKNPADRFQSAAEFSAALTAIVSRRSANIGWLETTPSANAQHAVAARGPEQPAPDAGVDSSLAKESTTAPLGAQASTATRTEVLGPAEAGAAEPALPTHTASAALEPRQVPAGATEPPRAASSGAARLTYLGAGGVAIVVSALGLWATDGSSLPVLAVVVLAAVASGAVTARIVQPLLR from the coding sequence ATGGCGGAGCCCGACCCCTTCCGCGGAACCCAGTACCGCGCGACGCGACAGCTCGGTGCGGGCGGCATGGGTGAGGTGTACGAGGTCGAGCATGAGGTGGTGGGGCGGCTCATGGTGGCCAAGGTGCTCCGGCTCGAGCTCGCGAACGACGCGGGCATCGCGGATCGCATGCGGGTCGAAGCGCAGGCGCTGGGCGCGCTCTCTCACCGCAACATCGTCAGCGTGACGGACTTCGCCAGGACCGCCGATGGCCGGCCGTTCTACGTCATGGAGCATCTCGAGGGGTGCACACTCGGCGAGGACTACCGGAAACGCGGCGCTTACCCCGTCGACGAGGCGCTCGACGTGGTCCGACAGATCCTCGCGGGACTCGCTGCCGCGCATCAGCTGGGGCTCGTCCACCGGGACATCAAGCTCGACAACGTCTTTCTCCAGCAAACCTCGACCGGCGAACGCGTCGTCAAGCTGCTCGACTTCGGGGTGGCCAAGGTCATGGCTGACCGGGACGCGCGCGCGCCCGCGCCGCCGACGTTGCCCACCGCCGACGGCGCCATCGTGGGAACACCCCGCTACGTCAGCCCGGAGCAGGTGCTGGGAAAGAAGATCGATCATCGGGCCGACATCTACGCAACGGGCCTGGTGCTATTCACGCTCGTGTGCGGGCGCGGGCCCTTCGACCACGTTCGCCACCAGGACGACTTCTTCGTTGCACACCTCGGCGACGACCCGGGGGCGCCTTCGGACCTCGCAAATCAGTCGCTCCCGCACGAGCTCGACGCCGCGATCCTGCGGGCACTCCGCAAGAACCCGGCAGATCGCTTCCAGTCGGCGGCAGAGTTCTCCGCCGCGCTCACCGCCATCGTGAGCCGGCGTTCGGCAAATATTGGGTGGCTCGAGACGACGCCGAGCGCGAACGCGCAGCACGCGGTGGCTGCGCGTGGCCCCGAACAGCCCGCACCCGACGCAGGTGTCGACTCATCGCTCGCAAAGGAGAGCACCACTGCCCCGCTCGGCGCGCAGGCCTCGACCGCAACTCGCACGGAGGTCCTCGGGCCTGCGGAAGCTGGCGCGGCCGAGCCGGCGCTGCCCACACACACGGCGAGCGCGGCGCTTGAGCCTCGGCAGGTCCCAGCAGGAGCAACCGAGCCACCCAGAGCAGCCTCGAGCGGCGCCGCGCGGCTCACCTACCTGGGCGCTGGAGGGGTCGCCATCGTCGTCTCTGCGCTGGGGCTCTGGGCGACCGACGGGAGCTCGCTCCCGGTGCTCGCGGTCGTGGTCCTCGCAGCCGTCGCTTCAGGTGCCGTGACCGCTAGAATCGTCCAGCCGTTGTTGCGGTGA
- a CDS encoding DUF5615 family PIN-like protein, which translates to MKLKLDENLPATTVLRLVALGFDVDTARDEGLGGRPDEAVWAAAQANGRFLVTQDLDFSDARRFAPGTHFGLL; encoded by the coding sequence TTGAAACTGAAACTGGACGAGAACCTCCCCGCAACTACCGTTCTCCGGCTGGTGGCGTTGGGATTCGATGTCGATACGGCGCGCGATGAGGGCCTCGGTGGACGCCCGGACGAGGCGGTCTGGGCAGCTGCTCAGGCCAATGGCCGTTTTCTGGTGACCCAGGACCTCGACTTCTCCGACGCGCGGCGCTTCGCGCCGGGCACACACTTTGGGCTGCTGTAG
- a CDS encoding DUF433 domain-containing protein, whose translation MTYAAHIVRDPATCGGQPVVKGTRVLVRTVLGYLAHGETTEVILRDFPSLTTDDVRAVIAFAAASAAEDLPAPPAVPSEPRVA comes from the coding sequence ATGACCTATGCCGCGCACATCGTCAGGGACCCGGCGACCTGCGGCGGGCAGCCCGTCGTGAAGGGAACCCGCGTACTCGTGCGCACGGTTTTGGGGTATCTTGCGCACGGTGAAACAACTGAGGTCATCCTCCGAGATTTCCCATCACTCACCACGGATGATGTGCGTGCGGTGATTGCTTTTGCAGCGGCATCTGCCGCTGAAGATCTCCCAGCGCCTCCAGCGGTTCCCTCCGAGCCTCGCGTCGCTTGA
- a CDS encoding M81 family metallopeptidase, protein MIGRVAHFARQMGKLRSGSRSSRPLRIAYGRIFHEACADSPLLTTRDDFLRLHALEAEELAAVTTLSGSELVGYMPHAELTGFVQAARVAGNVETVPLASYLAVPGGPLTGECFAWLLDRLLTRLAAAGEVDGVYLALHGSMEVQGLSEAPEEVILRRVREHVGPDVAIAVSYDLHANLSRGLLEPADIMIAYRSNPHWDLAPTGFRAGTRLIRTLRGELTPTHAWRKLPLVLGGGNTIDFLAPMRAVFRFMKKLERRPGVVSASLFMVHPFTSAENLGWAVHVCTNGDVGLAERLADELAERVWAEKDVELPRMFSIDEALDEVARSRSRRLGPVTLVDVDDIVGAGAPGGNTRFVRALVARETGLSALIPVHDPALVDTLWEAPLGTEQRVTLRGTPGYAQPEVELVATVAARHVGEFGRRVRLDVGAHHLAVGDRPPLPIHPKFWRELGVNPRKADLMVTKNFFHYRIFHLTTSFAHLPVQSEGATNLRRLRERSYAVPTHPATKLSDWRTHEPALRNLSARTAGARPIAAVTARSND, encoded by the coding sequence GTGATCGGCCGGGTGGCGCACTTCGCGCGGCAGATGGGCAAGCTGCGAAGCGGGAGTCGAAGCTCTCGCCCGCTGAGAATCGCCTACGGGCGCATCTTTCACGAAGCCTGCGCGGATTCTCCGCTCCTCACCACGCGGGACGATTTTCTGCGCTTGCACGCGCTCGAGGCCGAAGAGCTCGCCGCGGTCACCACGCTCAGCGGCTCGGAGCTCGTGGGGTACATGCCTCACGCGGAGCTGACCGGCTTCGTGCAAGCGGCGCGTGTGGCCGGCAACGTCGAGACCGTTCCTTTGGCCTCGTACTTGGCCGTACCGGGCGGCCCACTGACGGGAGAGTGTTTTGCATGGCTGCTCGACCGCTTGCTGACGCGACTCGCGGCGGCGGGTGAGGTCGATGGCGTGTACCTCGCGCTGCACGGCAGCATGGAGGTGCAGGGGCTGAGCGAAGCACCGGAAGAGGTGATCCTGCGGCGCGTGCGCGAGCACGTCGGCCCGGACGTGGCCATCGCGGTCAGCTACGATCTGCACGCGAACTTGAGCCGCGGTTTGCTGGAGCCCGCAGACATCATGATCGCGTATCGCTCGAACCCCCACTGGGATCTGGCGCCCACCGGCTTCCGAGCGGGCACTCGGCTCATCCGCACGCTGCGCGGCGAGCTCACGCCGACCCACGCCTGGCGAAAGCTGCCCCTGGTGCTCGGGGGCGGAAACACCATCGATTTTCTGGCGCCGATGCGCGCCGTGTTCCGCTTCATGAAGAAGCTGGAGCGACGCCCAGGCGTGGTCTCCGCGAGCCTGTTCATGGTGCATCCCTTCACGTCGGCGGAGAACCTCGGCTGGGCGGTGCACGTCTGCACGAACGGCGACGTCGGACTGGCGGAGCGTTTGGCGGACGAGCTCGCGGAGCGCGTCTGGGCCGAGAAGGACGTGGAGCTACCGCGCATGTTCAGCATCGACGAGGCGCTCGACGAGGTGGCCCGCTCGCGCTCCCGCCGGCTCGGGCCCGTCACGCTGGTGGACGTGGACGACATCGTCGGCGCGGGAGCACCGGGAGGCAACACCCGCTTCGTTCGAGCGTTGGTGGCCCGCGAGACTGGGCTCTCAGCTTTGATCCCCGTGCACGACCCGGCGCTGGTGGACACGCTGTGGGAGGCGCCGCTCGGCACGGAGCAGCGGGTCACCTTGCGCGGCACGCCGGGCTACGCTCAGCCGGAGGTCGAGCTGGTTGCCACCGTTGCGGCGCGGCACGTGGGAGAGTTCGGGCGTCGGGTTCGGCTCGACGTGGGCGCGCATCACCTCGCCGTTGGTGACCGTCCGCCGCTGCCCATCCACCCGAAGTTCTGGCGCGAGCTCGGCGTGAACCCGCGCAAAGCCGACCTGATGGTCACGAAGAACTTCTTCCACTACCGCATCTTCCATCTGACCACGTCGTTCGCGCACTTGCCGGTGCAGAGCGAGGGCGCGACGAACCTGCGGCGGCTGCGCGAGCGGAGCTACGCGGTGCCGACGCACCCGGCAACGAAGCTGTCGGACTGGCGCACGCACGAACCCGCGCTGCGCAACCTGTCGGCGCGGACGGCGGGCGCTCGACCGATTGCGGCGGTGACGGCTCGATCGAACGACTGA
- a CDS encoding aspartate aminotransferase family protein, with protein sequence MTTSFPEAGKGRDEVLAAITQARAQDLKSDGRAFAFVYDPGEEARELARDAYAACMPINGLDPTVYPSARTLENAVVKACLELMHAPEGAAGTATAGGTESVMLAVKTARDFARKNRPEVTRPKMLLPVTAHACFHKAAHYLGVEVVSVDVDPVTFRADVEDAARKMTADVILVVGSAPSYAHGVIDDIRALAALASKHGVLMHVDACVGGCVLPFLRETGVAGPDFDFSVEGVTSISMDLHKYGFAPKGISILLQRRRELRDAQYYTCATWTGYSIINSTTLGSKSVAALGAAHALIEHLGRQGYRERVTRMWDATKKLVALVDATPGIEMVGRPDMNLFAFRTTEGDLFTLADRLTAKGWHVQPTYEFGPSPAHIHLTLDPENARRAADLGRDIGECCKDLPPTAEPPEGVVQFLSGLANGADGVDTRAIVEEMGLGGGTLPSESAPLHRIMNRMAPDAREKLLVLFFAELFS encoded by the coding sequence ATGACCACCTCATTTCCAGAAGCAGGCAAGGGTCGCGATGAAGTGCTGGCCGCCATCACCCAGGCTCGCGCACAGGATCTAAAGAGCGACGGCCGCGCGTTCGCGTTTGTGTATGACCCGGGCGAAGAGGCTCGGGAGCTCGCTCGCGACGCCTACGCCGCGTGTATGCCCATCAACGGGCTCGATCCCACGGTGTACCCGTCGGCCCGCACGCTGGAGAACGCAGTGGTCAAGGCCTGCCTGGAGCTGATGCACGCTCCCGAGGGCGCCGCGGGCACCGCCACCGCCGGCGGCACCGAGAGTGTGATGCTCGCCGTGAAGACTGCCCGGGATTTTGCCCGAAAGAACCGACCCGAGGTGACGCGGCCGAAGATGCTGCTGCCGGTCACGGCTCACGCCTGTTTCCACAAGGCGGCGCACTACCTGGGAGTCGAGGTCGTCAGCGTCGACGTGGATCCGGTGACCTTCCGGGCCGACGTGGAGGACGCCGCGCGGAAGATGACCGCCGACGTGATCTTGGTCGTCGGCTCGGCGCCGAGCTACGCCCACGGTGTCATCGACGACATCCGCGCTCTGGCAGCCCTCGCTTCGAAACACGGCGTCCTGATGCACGTGGACGCCTGCGTGGGCGGGTGTGTGCTGCCGTTCCTGCGCGAGACGGGCGTCGCCGGTCCGGACTTCGACTTCTCCGTCGAGGGTGTGACCAGCATCTCGATGGATCTCCACAAGTACGGCTTCGCGCCGAAGGGCATCAGCATCTTGTTGCAACGACGCCGCGAGCTGCGCGACGCGCAGTACTACACGTGCGCGACCTGGACCGGCTACTCGATCATCAACTCGACCACCCTCGGTAGCAAGAGTGTGGCCGCCCTGGGCGCGGCCCACGCGCTGATTGAGCACCTGGGCCGGCAGGGGTACCGCGAGCGCGTCACGCGCATGTGGGACGCGACCAAGAAACTCGTGGCGCTGGTAGACGCGACGCCGGGCATCGAGATGGTCGGGCGCCCGGATATGAACCTGTTCGCTTTCAGGACCACCGAGGGGGATCTCTTCACGCTGGCGGATCGTCTGACCGCGAAGGGCTGGCACGTACAGCCGACCTATGAGTTCGGCCCCTCACCCGCGCACATCCACCTGACGCTGGATCCCGAGAATGCCCGTCGCGCTGCGGATCTCGGCCGAGACATCGGCGAATGTTGCAAGGATCTGCCCCCCACCGCGGAGCCACCCGAGGGCGTGGTGCAGTTTCTGAGCGGCCTGGCGAACGGCGCAGACGGTGTCGATACCCGCGCCATCGTCGAGGAGATGGGGCTGGGCGGCGGCACCCTTCCCAGCGAGTCCGCCCCACTGCACCGCATCATGAACCGAATGGCCCCCGACGCCCGAGAGAAGCTCCTGGTGTTGTTCTTCGCGGAGCTGTTCTCGTGA
- a CDS encoding helix-turn-helix transcriptional regulator: MARDAVAVLARLGLGTPMSRLADELGVKRPTLHYHFPSRAHIVEAALEELLTEQALFVMERVNQHEHPIDRLFAQLSAVHAFHHGREGRIAFLSQAIAASGERVTEIIDVGNRVFEAQRQAAVELLEQGMADGTVEACDAQALISVIRALTDGLVAQRVMTDLDLTPVHEFIWTHLLSPLKRTRKKKS; encoded by the coding sequence ATGGCTCGAGACGCCGTGGCGGTGCTCGCCCGGCTCGGCCTCGGCACGCCCATGTCCCGCCTGGCGGACGAGCTCGGGGTGAAGCGCCCAACGCTGCACTACCACTTCCCGAGCCGTGCCCACATCGTCGAGGCCGCCCTCGAAGAGCTGCTCACCGAGCAGGCGCTGTTCGTGATGGAGCGAGTCAACCAGCACGAACACCCCATCGACCGACTGTTTGCTCAGCTCTCTGCAGTGCACGCGTTTCATCACGGTCGCGAGGGGCGGATCGCGTTCCTGAGTCAAGCCATCGCCGCCAGCGGCGAGCGTGTGACCGAGATCATCGACGTCGGCAATCGGGTGTTCGAGGCGCAACGCCAAGCCGCCGTCGAGCTGCTCGAGCAAGGCATGGCGGACGGCACCGTCGAGGCCTGCGATGCGCAGGCACTCATCAGCGTGATTCGCGCGCTGACGGACGGCCTGGTGGCGCAACGCGTGATGACCGACCTGGATCTCACTCCAGTACACGAATTCATTTGGACTCACTTGCTGAGCCCCCTCAAGCGAACGCGAAAGAAGAAATCATGA
- a CDS encoding serine/threonine protein kinase: MLPPLRPGTNFDCYRLKQRLAYGSMAEVHLAERRDADAADAPVAVKILLPHLCEDAALRAMFAEEARVARALSHENLLSAHDSGEASSRPFLVMEYLSGATLHEIREGLAPSRSPPALDVVLALGEQICRGLHALHELVRDGTPLGLVHHDVSPENILVTDAGGVKVFDFGLTTAGGPGGEGALRGRAAYASPEKVSGRAVDRRADVFAVGVLLFELATGRRLFKRATEPETLLAVMDAEIPPPSQLHPDLPPAFDRVLAGALARDRGERTQTAAALGDALAEVATGPADLAAFVREFTRDLG; this comes from the coding sequence ATGTTGCCGCCGCTCCGACCGGGCACGAACTTCGACTGCTACCGGCTGAAACAACGCCTGGCGTACGGCAGCATGGCCGAGGTTCACCTCGCCGAGCGCAGGGACGCCGACGCGGCGGACGCGCCGGTGGCTGTGAAGATCCTGCTCCCGCACCTGTGTGAGGACGCCGCCCTCCGGGCGATGTTCGCCGAAGAGGCCCGCGTCGCCCGAGCGCTCAGCCACGAGAATCTGCTCTCGGCACACGACTCGGGGGAGGCCTCGAGCCGACCGTTCTTGGTGATGGAGTACCTGAGCGGAGCGACCTTGCACGAAATCCGTGAAGGGCTCGCGCCGTCGCGTTCGCCGCCCGCGCTCGATGTCGTGCTGGCCCTCGGAGAGCAGATCTGCCGCGGGCTCCACGCTTTGCACGAGCTTGTGCGGGACGGCACGCCGCTCGGCCTCGTGCACCACGACGTGAGCCCCGAGAACATTCTCGTCACCGACGCCGGTGGGGTGAAGGTCTTCGACTTCGGGCTGACCACGGCGGGCGGCCCGGGCGGCGAAGGAGCCCTGCGCGGGCGGGCGGCCTATGCGTCGCCCGAGAAGGTCTCCGGAAGGGCGGTCGATCGTCGCGCCGACGTGTTCGCGGTGGGCGTGCTGTTGTTCGAGCTCGCGACGGGGCGGCGACTGTTCAAGCGCGCGACCGAACCCGAGACCCTGCTGGCGGTGATGGATGCGGAAATCCCGCCGCCGAGTCAGCTCCATCCCGACCTGCCACCGGCGTTCGATCGGGTGCTCGCCGGAGCGCTCGCGCGCGACCGGGGTGAGCGCACGCAGACCGCGGCGGCCCTCGGCGATGCGCTCGCCGAGGTCGCGACGGGCCCCGCGGATCTGGCCGCCTTCGTTCGAGAATTCACCCGGGATTTAGGCTGA